A single window of Modestobacter italicus DNA harbors:
- a CDS encoding MFS transporter gives MSGGSPTTTSKQPKAVYAVAFACVVSFMGIGLVDPILPALSAQLDATPSQVSLLFTSYLVVTAVAMLGTNWVSSRIGAKKTLITGLAVIVVFSALAGLSGSINGIVGFRAGWGLGNALFIATSLAVIVASASGGFAGAIVLYEAALGLGIAAGPLVGGLLGDISWRGPFFGVAVLMAIALLATVVLLDATPKPAEPTPLSAPLKALRHRSLLTMSLTALFYNWGFFTMLGYAPYPMELSAIQLGFVFFGWGLLVAFFAVIGAPRLQARFGTAPALYGALGFFAVLLLLIGLFTDVRWALITCVIASGIVVGINNTLTTQAVMLVSPVPRPVASAAYGFVRFLGGGLAPYAAGKLAERFDLHVPFLVGAGAVVLAIAVLATGHRMLTAADAQLAGGHGEPDDVAGEVADEFGGAPGAIDQEVEPELVARRESATRS, from the coding sequence GTGAGCGGCGGCAGTCCCACGACCACGTCCAAGCAGCCGAAGGCGGTCTACGCCGTCGCCTTCGCCTGCGTCGTCAGCTTCATGGGCATCGGGCTGGTGGACCCGATCCTGCCGGCGCTGTCCGCCCAGCTGGACGCCACGCCCAGCCAGGTCAGCCTGCTGTTCACCAGCTACCTGGTGGTCACCGCGGTCGCGATGCTCGGCACCAACTGGGTGTCCAGCCGGATCGGCGCCAAGAAGACGCTGATCACCGGCCTGGCCGTCATCGTCGTCTTCTCCGCCCTCGCCGGGCTGTCCGGCTCGATCAACGGCATCGTCGGCTTCCGCGCCGGCTGGGGCCTGGGCAACGCGCTGTTCATCGCCACCTCGCTGGCGGTCATCGTCGCCTCGGCGTCGGGCGGCTTCGCCGGCGCGATCGTGCTGTACGAGGCCGCGCTCGGGCTGGGCATCGCCGCCGGCCCGCTGGTCGGCGGTCTGCTCGGCGACATCAGCTGGCGCGGCCCGTTCTTCGGCGTCGCCGTCCTGATGGCGATCGCGCTGCTGGCCACCGTCGTGCTGCTCGACGCCACGCCGAAGCCGGCCGAACCGACCCCGCTGTCGGCGCCGCTCAAGGCGCTGCGGCACCGCAGCCTGCTGACGATGAGCCTGACCGCCCTGTTCTACAACTGGGGCTTCTTCACCATGCTCGGCTACGCGCCCTACCCGATGGAGCTGTCGGCGATCCAGCTCGGCTTCGTCTTCTTCGGCTGGGGCCTGCTGGTCGCCTTCTTCGCGGTCATCGGCGCGCCCCGGCTGCAGGCCCGCTTCGGCACCGCCCCCGCGCTCTACGGCGCGCTCGGCTTCTTCGCCGTCCTGCTGCTGCTGATCGGCCTGTTCACCGACGTCCGCTGGGCGCTGATCACCTGCGTGATCGCCTCCGGGATCGTCGTCGGGATCAACAACACGCTGACCACCCAGGCGGTCATGCTCGTCTCGCCGGTGCCCCGCCCGGTCGCCTCGGCCGCCTACGGCTTCGTCCGGTTCCTCGGCGGCGGCCTGGCGCCCTACGCCGCCGGCAAGCTGGCCGAGCGCTTCGACCTGCACGTGCCGTTCCTCGTCGGTGCGGGCGCGGTCGTGCTGGCCATCGCCGTGCTGGCCACCGGCCACCGGATGCTCACCGCGGCCGACGCGCAGCTGGCCGGTGGCCACGGCGAGCCCGACGACGTCGCCGGGGAGGTCGCCGACGAGTTCGGCGGCGCGCCCGGCGCCATCGACCAGGAGGTCGAGCCGGAGCTGGTGGCCCGGAGGGAGTCCGCCACCCGTTCCTGA
- a CDS encoding MarR family winged helix-turn-helix transcriptional regulator, with the protein MDVDSSELAERLDDVVIALRRLTLDRQGLSLTAAATLTTLRRCGAARLTELAAGEGVSQPSMTALVGRLADAGLVHRRTDPGDGRAVLLTLTPAGAELLDRRREDRAARLAGPLAQLAEDDVRAITAALPALARLAQAPVPERTGGTS; encoded by the coding sequence GTGGACGTCGACAGCAGCGAGCTCGCCGAGCGGCTGGACGACGTGGTCATCGCGCTGCGCCGGCTCACCCTGGACCGCCAGGGGCTGAGCCTCACCGCGGCCGCCACGCTGACCACGCTCCGCCGCTGCGGCGCGGCCCGGCTCACCGAGCTGGCGGCCGGCGAGGGCGTCAGCCAGCCCTCGATGACCGCGCTCGTCGGCCGGCTCGCCGACGCCGGCCTGGTGCACCGGCGCACCGACCCCGGCGACGGCCGGGCGGTGCTGCTCACCCTCACCCCGGCCGGCGCGGAGCTGCTGGACCGGCGGCGCGAGGACCGGGCCGCCCGGCTGGCCGGGCCGCTGGCGCAGCTCGCCGAGGACGACGTCCGCGCGATCACCGCAGCACTGCCCGCGCTGGCCCGGCTGGCGCAGGCCCCCGTCCCAGAACGAACCGGAGGCACCTCGTGA
- a CDS encoding dolichyl-phosphate-mannose--protein mannosyltransferase: protein MAVLTPERTESAPEDPRPRRRPALPRPRRQSTPPLPGDRRLAAVLTAVLGVATLVTRLWDISYPADLVFDEAYYPPEAREFLELGYEYNRGYTFIVHPPLGKLLIAVGEQLFGYDSFGWRLPSAVAGTIAVVVLTRLARRLTGSTLLGLVAGLLLALDGLSFSLGRIGLLDVFLQVFVVCAVSCLVVDRDQVRARVREGADRVTRSGFPLGPRTWRLAAGVLFGCACATKWSGVYFLAFFAVLSLWWDRSAWREAGVARPTAVALRRGLPGAAWALGLLPVLAYLATFTGWFRGEGSQGRHWAEQHPDTAYPFVPGALRSLWHMHAEWLRFHNGLSTPHPWQSEPWSWLVDGRPILLWNPQGLTDPEGNQVIRYILMLGTPTLWFAFAPALVWLVWRLVARRDPAALTIAVGIAAGWLTWFVNLDRTMFIFYMAPVLPFFVLAVTLVLQDVLGAAGASVLRRRIGLAAVCLYVAAVAMTFVFFYPILTGQPLTHAEWAQRMWFPSWF from the coding sequence ATGGCGGTGCTGACCCCCGAGCGGACGGAGTCGGCTCCCGAGGACCCGCGGCCGCGCCGCCGCCCGGCACTCCCCCGGCCGCGCCGGCAGTCCACCCCGCCGCTGCCCGGCGACCGCCGGCTGGCCGCCGTGCTCACCGCGGTGCTCGGGGTGGCCACGCTGGTGACCCGGCTGTGGGACATCAGCTACCCGGCGGACCTGGTCTTCGACGAGGCGTACTACCCGCCGGAGGCCCGGGAGTTCCTGGAGCTCGGGTACGAGTACAACCGCGGCTACACGTTCATCGTCCACCCACCGCTGGGCAAGCTGCTGATCGCGGTCGGTGAGCAGCTGTTCGGCTACGACTCGTTCGGCTGGCGGCTGCCCAGCGCGGTGGCCGGCACGATCGCCGTCGTCGTCCTCACCCGGCTGGCGCGCCGGCTGACCGGCTCGACGCTGCTCGGCCTGGTGGCCGGGCTGCTGCTGGCGCTGGACGGGCTCTCGTTCAGCCTCGGCCGGATCGGGCTGCTCGACGTCTTCCTGCAGGTGTTCGTGGTGTGCGCGGTCAGCTGCCTGGTGGTCGACCGGGACCAGGTGCGCGCCCGGGTGCGCGAGGGCGCCGACCGGGTGACCCGCAGCGGGTTCCCGCTCGGGCCGCGGACCTGGCGACTGGCCGCCGGGGTGCTGTTCGGCTGCGCCTGCGCGACCAAGTGGAGCGGCGTCTACTTCCTGGCCTTCTTCGCGGTGCTCTCGCTGTGGTGGGACCGGTCGGCCTGGCGCGAGGCGGGCGTGGCCCGGCCGACGGCCGTGGCGCTGCGCCGCGGTCTGCCGGGTGCCGCCTGGGCCCTCGGCCTGCTGCCGGTGCTCGCCTACCTGGCGACCTTCACCGGCTGGTTCCGCGGCGAGGGCTCGCAGGGCCGGCACTGGGCCGAGCAGCACCCGGACACCGCCTACCCGTTCGTCCCGGGCGCGCTGCGCTCGCTGTGGCACATGCACGCCGAGTGGCTGCGGTTCCACAACGGGCTGTCGACCCCGCACCCGTGGCAGTCCGAGCCGTGGTCGTGGCTGGTCGACGGCCGCCCGATCCTGCTGTGGAACCCGCAGGGGCTCACCGACCCCGAGGGCAACCAGGTCATCCGGTACATCCTGATGCTCGGGACGCCGACGCTGTGGTTCGCGTTCGCCCCGGCCCTGGTGTGGCTGGTCTGGCGGCTCGTCGCCCGCCGGGACCCCGCCGCGCTGACCATCGCGGTCGGCATCGCCGCCGGCTGGCTCACCTGGTTCGTCAACCTCGACCGGACGATGTTCATCTTCTACATGGCACCGGTGCTGCCGTTCTTCGTCCTCGCGGTGACCCTGGTGCTGCAGGACGTGCTCGGTGCGGCCGGGGCCAGCGTGCTGCGCCGGCGGATCGGGCTGGCGGCGGTCTGCCTGTACGTCGCCGCGGTGGCGATGACGTTCGTCTTCTTCTACCCGATCCTCACCGGGCAGCCGCTGACGCACGCGGAGTGGGCCCAGCGGATGTGGTTCCCCTCCTGGTTCTGA
- the rsmI gene encoding 16S rRNA (cytidine(1402)-2'-O)-methyltransferase, giving the protein MSGRLVLGGAPLGQPGDVGPRLREVLATADVLAVEDTRRLHRLAADLGVTFTGRLVSFYESVEQARLPGLVAAMRDGATVLLLTDAGMPSVSDPGYTLVRAAIEADITVTSVPGPSAVVTALAVSGLPTDRFCFEGFLPRKGGERRAALAALAGELRTMVFYESPHRLAEALADAAAAFGADRPAAVCRELTKTHEEVRRGPLGELASWAAEGVRGEITLVVAGAVAGPVSMSAAELAAEVAAEEAAGADRKEAIRTVVGRTGLSRRVVYDAVVAAKGA; this is encoded by the coding sequence ATGAGCGGACGACTGGTGCTCGGTGGTGCGCCGCTCGGGCAGCCCGGGGACGTCGGCCCGCGGCTGCGCGAGGTGCTGGCCACCGCCGACGTGCTCGCCGTCGAGGACACCCGCCGGCTGCACCGGCTGGCCGCCGACCTCGGGGTGACGTTCACCGGGCGGCTGGTCAGCTTCTACGAGTCGGTGGAGCAGGCCCGGCTGCCCGGGCTGGTGGCCGCGATGCGGGACGGCGCCACCGTGCTGCTGCTCACCGACGCCGGCATGCCCTCGGTCTCCGACCCGGGCTACACGCTGGTGCGGGCGGCGATCGAGGCCGACATCACCGTCACCTCGGTGCCGGGCCCGTCCGCCGTCGTCACCGCGCTGGCCGTCTCCGGGCTGCCCACCGACCGGTTCTGCTTCGAGGGCTTCCTGCCGCGCAAGGGCGGTGAGCGCCGGGCGGCGCTGGCCGCGCTGGCCGGTGAGCTCCGCACGATGGTGTTCTACGAGTCGCCGCACCGGCTCGCCGAGGCGCTGGCCGACGCCGCCGCGGCCTTCGGCGCCGACCGGCCCGCCGCCGTCTGCCGGGAGCTGACCAAGACCCACGAGGAGGTCCGCCGCGGGCCGCTGGGCGAGCTGGCGAGCTGGGCCGCCGAGGGCGTGCGCGGGGAGATCACCCTGGTCGTCGCGGGCGCCGTCGCCGGGCCGGTGTCGATGTCGGCGGCCGAGCTCGCCGCGGAGGTCGCCGCGGAGGAGGCCGCCGGCGCCGACCGCAAGGAGGCGATCCGGACCGTGGTGGGCCGAACAGGGTTGTCCCGCCGCGTCGTCTACGACGCCGTCGTCGCCGCCAAGGGAGCCTGA
- a CDS encoding DUF559 domain-containing protein, with product MDWRSAIRQTVKANDGLATRRQLLETVPAVVLDGHIGRRNLTRVFPHVYRLPDGAADDRAVLRAALLHAGPVAALSHTTALAVWGLRRLERPLHLTVDQGLKRAGASDLVVHRRLRFDPESEQCTERSGLRVTALPRSIVDAWPLMPVPERRPLVIDTARRRLVTAHQLRESLAERPNVPGRRTLRQTIELIADGCESELEAHGVLSVFQHRSLPRSVGQHPVELPTGRIKLDRAYPEVKLAVELDGAAHHTSPEDRRKDLARDRALAALGWVVLRFTYADVLRDPDGVRAKVLEVYRARQMQLNAG from the coding sequence GTGGACTGGCGCTCAGCGATCCGGCAGACAGTGAAGGCCAACGACGGGCTGGCGACGCGCAGGCAGCTGCTCGAGACCGTTCCGGCGGTCGTCCTCGACGGACACATCGGACGGCGGAACCTCACGCGGGTCTTCCCGCACGTCTACCGACTGCCCGACGGAGCAGCGGACGACCGGGCCGTGCTGCGCGCGGCGTTGCTGCACGCAGGGCCGGTTGCCGCATTGAGTCACACGACGGCACTTGCCGTCTGGGGACTCCGACGACTGGAACGGCCGCTCCACCTCACGGTCGACCAAGGTCTCAAGCGGGCCGGGGCGAGCGACCTGGTGGTCCACCGCCGACTGCGCTTCGACCCTGAGTCCGAGCAGTGCACCGAGCGGTCCGGGCTTCGTGTCACCGCCCTGCCCCGCTCGATCGTCGATGCCTGGCCGCTGATGCCGGTGCCCGAGCGCCGTCCTCTGGTCATCGACACCGCCCGCCGACGACTGGTGACGGCTCACCAACTGCGGGAGTCGCTGGCCGAGCGACCCAACGTCCCTGGGCGGCGAACGCTGCGGCAGACGATCGAGCTCATCGCCGACGGCTGCGAGAGCGAGCTGGAGGCACACGGCGTGCTCAGCGTCTTCCAGCACCGGTCGCTCCCCCGGAGCGTCGGGCAGCACCCGGTCGAGCTGCCGACGGGCCGGATCAAGCTCGACCGGGCGTACCCCGAGGTCAAGCTCGCCGTGGAACTCGACGGCGCGGCCCACCACACCTCCCCGGAGGACCGCCGCAAGGACCTGGCCCGCGACAGAGCACTCGCCGCGCTCGGCTGGGTGGTGCTCCGGTTCACCTACGCAGACGTGCTGCGGGACCCGGACGGCGTCCGGGCCAAGGTCCTCGAGGTCTACCGGGCACGCCAGATGCAGCTGAACGCCGGCTGA